A stretch of Acidimicrobiales bacterium DNA encodes these proteins:
- a CDS encoding CapA family protein — translation MSPARVRMFAVVVLAAVFVAGMLVASSTDVGVDDPVASDGGTAADPPRSTTSTTSTSTTTTTTLPPPRTATLAFTGDLLPHSPVTSAAAANAETGWDFRPMFDEVRPVLSAADLAICHLESPVSVDDTNLSGYPVFNAPRALVEAAVDAGYDGCSTASNHSFDRRSDGVRSTLQVFEELGFPQAGMAADETADLAPVLYEVNDITIAHISATYSLNGFVMPADEQYLVDLIEPAEIVAEAALAKEAGAEFVVVSLHWGNEYQHTPSSAQEQWLTEILPTDEVDLVIGHHAHVVQPVDRVGDEWVVYGLGNFLSNQSANCCVTASQDGMIATVTLLENGAGEIEAVGVHITPTWVDRQNGYVIRRADEIDPEGGLVETLTSSAARTYEVVSRRLGDDPALTLG, via the coding sequence ATGAGTCCGGCCCGGGTGCGGATGTTCGCCGTCGTCGTCCTCGCCGCGGTCTTCGTGGCGGGGATGTTGGTGGCATCGAGCACCGACGTCGGCGTGGACGACCCCGTGGCGTCCGACGGGGGCACCGCCGCGGACCCACCACGGTCCACCACGTCCACCACCAGCACGTCCACCACGACCACGACGACGCTGCCACCTCCGCGAACCGCGACGCTCGCGTTCACCGGCGACCTCCTCCCGCACTCCCCGGTGACGTCGGCGGCCGCCGCGAACGCCGAGACCGGCTGGGACTTCCGGCCGATGTTCGACGAGGTGCGTCCGGTGCTGTCGGCCGCCGACCTGGCGATCTGCCATCTCGAGTCGCCGGTGTCGGTCGACGACACCAACCTCTCCGGGTACCCCGTCTTCAACGCACCCCGGGCACTCGTCGAGGCGGCGGTCGACGCGGGCTACGACGGTTGCAGCACGGCGTCGAACCACTCGTTCGACCGGCGCAGCGACGGGGTGCGCTCGACGTTGCAGGTCTTCGAGGAGCTCGGGTTCCCGCAGGCGGGGATGGCGGCGGACGAAACGGCCGACCTCGCGCCGGTCCTGTACGAGGTGAACGACATCACGATCGCCCACATCTCCGCGACCTACTCGTTGAACGGGTTCGTCATGCCGGCCGACGAGCAGTACCTCGTCGACCTGATCGAGCCGGCGGAGATCGTGGCCGAGGCGGCCCTCGCCAAGGAGGCGGGCGCCGAGTTCGTGGTCGTCAGCCTGCACTGGGGCAACGAGTACCAGCACACGCCCTCGAGCGCCCAGGAGCAGTGGCTCACGGAGATCCTGCCCACCGACGAGGTCGATCTGGTCATCGGCCACCACGCCCATGTCGTGCAGCCCGTCGACCGCGTGGGCGACGAGTGGGTCGTGTACGGGCTCGGCAACTTCCTCTCGAACCAGTCCGCCAACTGCTGTGTGACCGCGTCCCAGGACGGCATGATCGCGACGGTGACCCTCCTCGAAAATGGCGCCGGCGAGATCGAGGCGGTCGGCGTGCACATCACGCCGACCTGGGTCGACCGCCAGAACGGCTACGTGATCCGGCGGGCCGACGAGATCGACCCGGAGGGGGGCCTCGTCGAGACGCTGACCAGCTCGGCGGCCCGCACCTACGAGGTCGTGTCCCGGCGGCTGGGCGACGACCCGGCGCTCACCCTGGGCTGA
- a CDS encoding EAL domain-containing protein gives MADFDIGLWRLFFEIRIVGLGVLGVIAFVPAARVEPVIAVFILGFSVPANVVMRELVTRWRFVPWWMPIADAALCAVAIAIQPSVAPIALLVMLGSTSQAATSGWRTTIPATLAGAPILFVAIVTYDVPDGVTQLLAYLSVSIGVTVFVAVIASAERAGRRSNQSLLDGIDAVVWEAHPYPFVDATVSGNTRAMLGHDRDRLSGPGAWLSHVPAFDRAAIVRESQAYIEAGEDHELTYRVTDANGDLHHVRDRVRVEVGSDGRPVTTRGVVVDITDEVRVRESNRNLAELVERVPVGLVVVRSARSGEFTTVTVNPAYEDITQRPATSLVNTSITGPLDGPGAGELLRLLLDVQETGRAQRRSEAADLRRDGERILSLEAFPISDSLIGLNVMDVTDRVITARVLRHQALHDELTGLPNRALLEDRLRHGIDAARRDHGAVALLLLDLNQFKEVNDTLGHDQGDRLLRMVAIRLREALRAVDTVARLGGDEFAVLLSDDVSPRRTLRAAERVLACFDEPHDIDGMSLQCGASLGVAIYPEHGDDAEALRKHADIAMYAAKRRGGGVAVYDPERDRPNLDRLTLVGQLRHALDSGQLLVHYQPVVELSTARVVRIEALVRWDHPERGVIGPAEFVDVAEVSGVIRPLTRWVFEQAAGDAQRLSGAGHVLDLAVNVSVRNLYEPAFVDAIRGALERTEFPGDRVILELTETQVMDDPLLAHGVLDRLRGLGVRGSVDDFGTGHSSLSNLQSLPLSEIKIDKSFVQGMGDGDEAAATIVKSIVALGHNLGLRVVAEGVETPSALTRLSMLGCDHAQGFLLSAPLPYDELVAFLDGSRSGVSF, from the coding sequence TTGGCCGATTTCGACATCGGCCTGTGGCGCCTGTTCTTCGAGATCCGCATCGTCGGGCTCGGAGTGCTCGGGGTGATCGCGTTCGTACCCGCGGCCCGCGTCGAGCCCGTCATCGCGGTCTTCATCCTCGGCTTCTCGGTGCCGGCCAACGTCGTCATGCGAGAGCTCGTGACGCGGTGGCGCTTCGTTCCGTGGTGGATGCCGATCGCCGACGCGGCCCTGTGCGCGGTTGCGATCGCGATCCAACCGTCGGTCGCGCCGATCGCCCTGCTGGTGATGCTCGGCTCGACCAGCCAGGCGGCGACGTCCGGCTGGCGCACGACGATCCCGGCCACCCTCGCCGGCGCGCCGATCCTCTTCGTCGCGATCGTGACCTACGACGTCCCCGATGGCGTCACCCAGCTCCTCGCGTACCTCTCCGTGTCGATCGGCGTGACGGTGTTCGTCGCGGTCATCGCCAGCGCGGAGCGGGCCGGGCGCCGGAGCAACCAATCGCTGCTCGACGGCATCGACGCCGTCGTCTGGGAGGCCCATCCCTACCCGTTCGTCGACGCGACGGTGTCGGGCAACACCCGCGCGATGCTCGGCCACGACCGCGACCGCCTGTCCGGCCCGGGGGCATGGCTCTCGCACGTCCCCGCCTTCGATCGTGCCGCGATCGTGCGAGAGTCACAGGCCTACATCGAGGCCGGCGAGGACCACGAACTCACCTACCGGGTGACCGACGCGAACGGCGACCTCCACCACGTCCGCGATCGCGTGCGCGTCGAGGTCGGCTCGGACGGACGACCGGTCACCACCCGCGGCGTGGTGGTCGACATCACCGACGAGGTGCGGGTCCGGGAGTCCAACCGCAACCTCGCCGAGCTGGTCGAGCGGGTTCCCGTCGGACTCGTCGTGGTCCGCAGCGCCCGCAGCGGCGAGTTCACGACGGTGACCGTCAACCCGGCGTACGAGGACATCACCCAACGCCCCGCGACCTCGCTCGTCAACACGTCGATCACCGGACCGCTCGACGGTCCGGGGGCCGGTGAGCTGCTCCGCCTCCTCCTCGACGTGCAGGAAACCGGGCGGGCGCAGCGCCGCAGCGAAGCCGCCGATCTGCGCCGCGACGGCGAGCGGATCCTCTCGCTCGAGGCCTTCCCGATCTCGGACAGCCTGATCGGGCTGAACGTCATGGACGTCACGGACCGGGTGATCACGGCGCGGGTACTTCGGCACCAGGCGCTTCACGACGAGCTGACCGGGCTCCCCAACCGGGCCCTGCTCGAGGATCGCCTCCGCCACGGCATCGACGCGGCCCGACGGGATCATGGCGCGGTCGCCCTGTTGCTCCTCGATCTCAACCAGTTCAAGGAGGTCAACGACACCCTCGGCCACGACCAGGGCGATCGTCTCCTGCGCATGGTCGCCATTCGCCTCCGCGAGGCGCTGCGCGCCGTCGACACCGTGGCGCGTCTCGGCGGCGACGAGTTCGCCGTGCTGCTGAGCGACGACGTCTCCCCCCGCCGCACCCTGCGCGCCGCCGAGCGGGTGCTCGCCTGCTTCGACGAACCCCACGACATCGACGGCATGTCGCTGCAGTGCGGCGCCAGCCTGGGCGTCGCCATCTACCCCGAGCACGGCGACGACGCCGAGGCGTTGCGCAAGCACGCCGACATCGCCATGTACGCCGCGAAACGCCGAGGCGGCGGCGTGGCCGTCTACGACCCCGAACGAGATCGTCCCAACCTGGACCGGTTGACCCTCGTCGGCCAGCTCCGCCACGCCCTCGACAGCGGCCAGCTGCTCGTCCACTACCAGCCGGTGGTGGAGCTCTCGACCGCCCGGGTGGTGCGCATCGAGGCGTTGGTCCGCTGGGACCATCCCGAGCGGGGCGTGATCGGTCCGGCGGAGTTCGTCGACGTCGCCGAGGTGTCCGGCGTCATCCGGCCCCTGACCCGCTGGGTCTTCGAGCAGGCCGCCGGCGACGCCCAGCGCCTGAGCGGGGCCGGCCATGTCCTCGATCTCGCGGTGAACGTGTCCGTGCGCAATCTGTACGAACCGGCCTTCGTCGACGCCATCCGCGGTGCCCTCGAGCGGACCGAGTTCCCCGGCGACCGGGTGATCCTCGAGCTGACCGAGACCCAGGTGATGGACGACCCCCTCCTCGCCCACGGGGTACTCGACCGCCTCCGCGGTCTCGGCGTTCGCGGTTCCGTCGACGACTTCGGCACGGGCCACTCGAGCCTCAGCAACCTCCAGAGTCTCCCCCTGTCGGAGATCAAGATCGACAAGTCGTTCGTGCAGGGCATGGGGGACGGCGACGAGGCGGCCGCCACGATCGTCAAGTCGATCGTGGCCCTCGGCCACAACCTCGGCCTCCGGGTCGTCGCGGAGGGCGTCGAGACGCCGTCGGCCCTGACCCGCCTGTCGATGCTCGGCTGCGACCACGCCCAGGGATTCCTGCTGTCGGCACCGCTCCCCTACGACGAGCTGGTCGCCTTCCTCGACGGGTCCCGCAGCGGCGTGTCGTTCTGA
- a CDS encoding A/G-specific adenine glycosylase: MPPQSLVATLLTWADASLRDLPWRRTRDPWAVLVAETMLQQTQVSRAEPKWRAFLDAYADPAACAAAPRADVIRLWAGLGYNRRAVNLHRAAEAIVADHGGRVPHTLPSLLGLPGVGPYTARAVLAFAHERPVAPVDTNIGRVLARFAGSSLTAREVQQRADALVPPSDPWLWNQGIMELGALVCTKRVPDCARCPVVDHCAWHGEGDDPATGSAAVSAPQARFEGSDRQLRGRLVDAVRAADLAVADLMTVLGTDDAERAERTLGGLVRDGLLEVEAGTVRLGR; the protein is encoded by the coding sequence ATGCCTCCGCAGTCGCTCGTCGCGACCCTCCTGACCTGGGCGGATGCCTCGCTCCGGGACCTGCCGTGGCGCCGCACGCGAGACCCCTGGGCCGTGTTGGTGGCCGAGACGATGCTCCAGCAGACCCAGGTGTCGCGAGCCGAGCCCAAATGGCGGGCGTTCCTGGACGCGTATGCGGACCCGGCGGCGTGCGCGGCCGCGCCCCGCGCGGACGTGATCCGGCTGTGGGCGGGACTGGGATACAACCGCCGAGCCGTCAACCTGCACCGCGCCGCCGAGGCGATCGTCGCCGACCACGGTGGGCGGGTGCCGCACACCCTCCCGTCGTTGCTCGGACTGCCCGGCGTCGGGCCCTACACGGCCCGCGCCGTGCTCGCCTTCGCCCACGAGCGGCCGGTCGCGCCGGTCGACACGAACATCGGGCGGGTGCTCGCTCGGTTCGCGGGGTCGTCGCTCACCGCCCGGGAGGTCCAGCAGCGCGCCGACGCGCTCGTCCCGCCGTCCGACCCGTGGCTGTGGAACCAGGGGATCATGGAGCTCGGTGCCCTCGTGTGCACCAAGCGGGTGCCCGACTGTGCTCGATGCCCGGTCGTGGACCACTGCGCGTGGCACGGTGAGGGCGACGACCCGGCGACGGGGTCCGCCGCGGTCAGCGCGCCCCAGGCCCGGTTCGAGGGCTCGGACCGTCAGCTCCGGGGCCGGCTGGTCGACGCCGTGCGGGCCGCCGACCTGGCCGTGGCCGACCTCATGACGGTGCTCGGAACCGACGATGCCGAGCGCGCCGAGCGGACCCTCGGCGGGCTCGTGCGTGACGGCTTGCTCGAGGTGGAGGCCGGGACGGTCAGGCTGGGCCGGTGA
- a CDS encoding UGSC family (seleno)protein: MTTTVLDPTGELRPEQRERVARPESLNGLTVGLLDISKPRGNVFLDRVEQKLSALGASVKRYSKPTFTKPAPVDLRHEIATSCDAVIEALADUGSCTTCSVHDINDLERRGIPGVFVATVEFEDAAATQSAALGLDVAHVLTAHPIQDRTDEEMTAIADQAIDDLLAALTGPA; the protein is encoded by the coding sequence ATGACCACGACCGTCCTGGATCCCACCGGCGAACTGCGCCCCGAGCAGCGCGAGCGCGTCGCTCGGCCCGAATCCCTGAACGGGCTCACCGTCGGCCTGCTCGACATCTCCAAGCCCCGCGGCAACGTGTTCCTCGACCGGGTCGAGCAGAAGCTCTCGGCGCTCGGCGCGTCGGTGAAGCGCTACAGCAAGCCGACGTTCACGAAACCGGCTCCGGTCGACCTCCGCCACGAGATCGCCACGAGCTGTGATGCGGTGATCGAAGCCCTCGCCGATTGAGGCAGCTGCACGACGTGCAGTGTGCACGACATCAACGATCTCGAACGCCGTGGCATCCCGGGGGTCTTCGTGGCCACCGTGGAGTTCGAGGACGCAGCCGCCACCCAGTCCGCGGCCCTCGGTCTGGACGTCGCCCACGTCCTCACCGCGCACCCGATCCAGGATCGCACCGACGAGGAGATGACCGCGATCGCCGATCAGGCGATCGACGACCTCCTCGCCGCCCTCACCGGCCCAGCCTGA
- a CDS encoding thioredoxin family protein, with amino-acid sequence MTAPPLPDGLVAVVKKDCPTCVLVAPVLEDLASRADLTVITQDDAGFPADAPWVVHDADLALSWHHDIETVPTLLKVTDGSAVETTVGWSRDQWEAFTGVDGLGADLPDMRPGCGSLSVDPTLTDELAVRFSGSTLHSRRIEIADLEDEWEAMWDRGWSDGLPVVPPTEARVLRMLEGTTRAPDDIVAVVPPDLVECTVEKVAVNAVMAGCKPEYLPVVLAAVEAACTDEFNMHGLLATTMPVGPVMIVNGPIRNEIGMNAGLNLLGQGNRANSTIGRALQLTIRNVGGGKPGGVDRATQGNPSKYGLCFAEDEEGTPWDTFAESRGFASDVSTVTLFPGEGPRLLFDQKSRSAESLTKHFAQMLMSYASPRMIMQFETIVVISPEHMARYRDAGWDRARFLEELNGHLTVKGADVISGADGIEEGMPDFIADMELSKYPPGGIHVVHGGSGAGLFSSAIGGWVTGEMGSVTVTKEITR; translated from the coding sequence ATGACCGCACCACCCCTGCCGGACGGACTCGTCGCCGTCGTGAAGAAGGACTGTCCGACGTGCGTCCTCGTCGCTCCGGTGCTCGAGGATCTCGCCTCGCGCGCCGACCTGACGGTGATCACCCAGGACGACGCCGGGTTCCCGGCCGACGCGCCCTGGGTCGTCCACGACGCGGACCTCGCGCTCTCCTGGCACCACGACATCGAAACCGTGCCCACCCTGTTGAAGGTCACCGACGGCTCGGCCGTGGAGACGACCGTCGGGTGGTCGCGCGACCAGTGGGAGGCCTTCACCGGCGTCGACGGCCTGGGCGCCGACCTGCCCGACATGCGGCCCGGCTGTGGGTCCTTGAGCGTCGACCCGACCCTCACCGACGAGCTCGCCGTCCGCTTCTCCGGATCGACGCTCCACAGCCGCCGCATCGAGATCGCGGACCTCGAGGACGAGTGGGAGGCGATGTGGGATCGGGGGTGGAGCGACGGACTCCCCGTCGTCCCCCCGACCGAGGCGCGGGTGCTGCGCATGCTCGAGGGCACGACCCGGGCGCCGGACGACATCGTCGCCGTCGTGCCCCCCGACCTCGTCGAGTGCACCGTGGAGAAGGTCGCGGTGAACGCGGTGATGGCGGGTTGCAAGCCGGAGTACCTGCCGGTCGTGCTCGCCGCGGTCGAGGCCGCCTGCACCGACGAGTTCAACATGCACGGCCTGCTCGCCACCACGATGCCCGTCGGCCCGGTGATGATCGTCAACGGACCGATCCGCAACGAGATCGGCATGAACGCCGGGCTGAATCTCCTCGGTCAGGGCAACCGGGCCAACTCGACCATCGGCCGGGCTCTGCAGCTCACCATTCGCAACGTCGGCGGCGGCAAGCCGGGAGGCGTCGACCGCGCCACCCAGGGCAACCCGTCGAAGTACGGCCTGTGCTTCGCCGAGGACGAGGAAGGAACTCCGTGGGACACCTTCGCCGAGTCCCGCGGGTTCGCCTCCGACGTCTCGACGGTCACGCTGTTCCCCGGCGAGGGGCCGCGGCTCCTGTTCGACCAGAAGTCACGGTCGGCCGAGTCGTTGACCAAGCACTTCGCCCAGATGCTCATGTCCTACGCGAGCCCGCGGATGATCATGCAGTTCGAAACGATCGTCGTGATCTCCCCCGAGCACATGGCCCGCTATCGCGATGCGGGCTGGGATCGGGCTCGCTTCCTGGAGGAACTCAACGGCCATCTCACGGTCAAGGGCGCCGACGTGATCTCCGGTGCCGACGGCATCGAGGAGGGCATGCCCGACTTCATCGCCGACATGGAGCTGTCGAAGTACCCACCGGGCGGCATCCACGTCGTCCACGGCGGCAGCGGCGCCGGTCTGTTCTCCTCGGCCATCGGTGGCTGGGTCACCGGCGAGATGGGTAGTGTCACCGTCACCAAGGAGATCACCCGATGA
- a CDS encoding MBL fold metallo-hydrolase translates to MGDNYTSVDVAFHGVRGSTPCSCPTVQRYGGNTSCVTIESEGQDPIILDLGTGLRPWGCSMEAGLPITFHALVTHMHWDHVQGLPFFTPLQCAGTALNIHGPGDGERTMASTFERFMSPPYFPIRSCDLPATVRFHDTHHDEFDIGETRVMSRPVPHTGKTNGYRITRNGVSVAYVPDHQEPIGRPTDVDEAVLELCDGVDLLIHDAQLWQDELAAKATWGHCTPEYAVEVAAQAGVRTLALFHHDPSHTDEDLDEMTERIGELAAARGVQTVVCATEGLKLSVAARA, encoded by the coding sequence ATGGGGGACAACTACACGTCGGTCGACGTCGCCTTTCACGGTGTCCGCGGGTCAACACCGTGTTCCTGCCCGACCGTCCAGCGCTACGGCGGCAACACGAGTTGCGTCACCATCGAGTCGGAGGGACAGGACCCGATCATCCTCGACCTCGGCACCGGGCTGCGGCCCTGGGGCTGCTCGATGGAAGCCGGGTTGCCGATCACGTTCCACGCCCTCGTCACCCACATGCACTGGGACCACGTCCAGGGATTGCCCTTCTTCACCCCGCTGCAGTGCGCGGGCACGGCGCTCAACATCCACGGGCCGGGCGATGGCGAACGCACGATGGCGTCGACGTTCGAGCGGTTCATGAGCCCGCCCTACTTCCCGATCCGGTCGTGTGACCTGCCGGCGACGGTGCGGTTCCACGACACCCACCACGACGAGTTCGACATCGGGGAGACCCGGGTCATGTCCCGGCCGGTGCCCCACACCGGCAAGACCAACGGGTACCGGATCACCCGCAACGGCGTGTCGGTGGCCTACGTACCGGATCACCAGGAGCCGATCGGTCGGCCGACCGATGTCGACGAGGCGGTGCTCGAACTCTGCGACGGTGTGGACCTGCTCATCCACGACGCCCAGCTGTGGCAGGACGAACTGGCCGCGAAGGCCACGTGGGGGCACTGCACGCCGGAATATGCGGTGGAGGTCGCGGCGCAGGCCGGCGTGCGCACGTTGGCGCTGTTCCACCACGACCCGTCCCACACGGACGAGGATCTCGACGAGATGACCGAGCGCATCGGCGAGCTGGCGGCGGCGCGCGGCGTGCAGACCGTCGTCTGTGCGACCGAGGGCCTGAAGCTCTCCGTCGCCGCCCGAGCCTGA
- a CDS encoding flavin reductase family protein, with translation MSDSAAIDGAEFRRVLGHFPTGVTVVTGVDADGPTGMAIGSFASVSLDPPLVMFCPGNTSATWLRIKETGSFCVNVLGEDQKDTCGIFAGKSDDKFAGIEWTTHATGSPAIPGSLAVIDCAVHAILDGGDHDIVVGLVKSLWTADDADTRGPLLFFQGGYGRYESL, from the coding sequence GTGTCCGATTCTGCAGCGATCGACGGCGCCGAGTTCCGTCGTGTTCTCGGTCATTTCCCGACCGGGGTCACGGTGGTCACGGGCGTCGATGCCGACGGCCCCACCGGGATGGCGATCGGGTCGTTCGCGAGCGTGTCGTTGGACCCGCCGCTCGTCATGTTCTGTCCCGGCAACACGTCCGCGACATGGCTGCGCATCAAGGAGACGGGATCGTTCTGCGTGAACGTGCTGGGCGAGGACCAGAAGGACACCTGCGGCATCTTCGCCGGGAAGTCCGACGACAAGTTCGCGGGAATCGAGTGGACGACCCACGCGACGGGGTCGCCGGCGATCCCCGGCTCGCTCGCGGTGATCGACTGTGCGGTCCACGCGATCCTCGACGGCGGCGACCACGACATCGTCGTCGGTCTCGTCAAGTCGCTGTGGACGGCCGACGACGCGGACACGCGTGGTCCGTTGCTCTTCTTCCAGGGCGGCTACGGGCGCTACGAGAGTCTCTGA
- a CDS encoding gamma carbonic anhydrase family protein, protein MAIYALGDRVPEIHETAYVHEQATVIGSVTLGPGASVWPQAVIRADDNVISIGEATSIQDGAVLHCTPVHATTVGNFVTVGHLAHLEGCTVLDHALIGTGSIVLHDALIGEHALVGAAAMVPGKVEVPPRAMALGVPVKIREDALPEGHAQMNVDAYLRRGEQFAAELRRID, encoded by the coding sequence ATGGCGATCTACGCCCTGGGCGACCGGGTTCCCGAGATCCACGAGACGGCCTACGTCCACGAGCAGGCGACCGTCATCGGCAGTGTGACGCTCGGACCCGGCGCATCGGTGTGGCCCCAGGCCGTCATCCGCGCCGACGACAACGTCATCAGCATCGGCGAGGCGACGTCGATCCAGGACGGCGCCGTCCTGCACTGCACGCCGGTCCACGCGACCACGGTGGGCAACTTCGTCACCGTCGGTCACCTCGCCCATCTCGAGGGCTGCACCGTTCTCGATCACGCGCTCATCGGCACGGGATCGATCGTGTTGCACGACGCGCTGATCGGCGAGCACGCGCTCGTCGGTGCCGCCGCGATGGTGCCCGGCAAGGTCGAGGTACCGCCGCGGGCGATGGCGCTCGGCGTGCCGGTCAAGATCCGGGAGGACGCCCTCCCCGAGGGACACGCGCAGATGAACGTCGATGCGTATCTGCGCCGCGGCGAGCAGTTCGCCGCCGAGCTCCGCCGGATCGACTAG
- a CDS encoding DUF1800 family protein: MEPPLLPRHRPADHEIPDGMRLLYADLPDRPEPAADPDRGRVELMVGGMVAAVGVAVVGSGIIGDLLARSEPEAADGPAPPPPPSTVPGTFTGVERTVGPVETTEGAEVAVAEVVTAPELEFAPPPEPVVDPDVLSAPGPEHRLVAPRTEPAVPAPPAATTTTTVPPSTTTVPPTTTTTVPTTTTRPSDDTPEVRALAATTGFVATVAMREQVAAIGIDGWIEAQLRPDDVADPDVTAALEGFDLLDVDAAALADEAMTARAHAQISWAGFTRAYVSEKQVLEAATATWREHFALALTSAESIAFEQTIRRHALGDYRDLLVAVARTPGVLRVGRAGSVDGTATRPLSTAYARLIAEDFGPGTLTVEEIRAVATVLSGWGLDDRGRFRFDAARHAAAPARVGGWMTPGRAGEAGLDDGVSLIRHLAAMPGTAQRVATLLCRRLAGDGADQRVVDRAASAYGAERTGIGAVVRTALLHAGDGRATDRTGDEWLLAALRALGASVDIGIPWDRRQAGSVPHELRQVGAEAASARRRRERGHPGDWWTSPSAVSARWASARRLTEGAAGVQVDLGRFAPGTETAAHAFIDALAAGLDGTSLTVDERDALLAYLGVGADDLVGPEDDLPLADLVALVLSFPSFMRRDRGATR; encoded by the coding sequence GTGGAGCCTCCTCTTCTGCCGCGGCATCGCCCCGCCGATCACGAGATCCCGGACGGGATGCGGTTGTTGTACGCCGACCTCCCCGATCGGCCGGAACCGGCGGCCGACCCGGACCGGGGCCGCGTCGAACTGATGGTCGGCGGGATGGTCGCCGCGGTCGGGGTCGCCGTGGTCGGCAGCGGGATCATCGGCGATCTCCTCGCCCGGTCGGAGCCGGAAGCAGCCGATGGACCGGCGCCGCCTCCGCCCCCGTCGACGGTGCCGGGGACGTTCACCGGGGTGGAGCGCACGGTCGGGCCGGTGGAGACCACGGAGGGGGCGGAAGTGGCGGTCGCCGAGGTCGTGACCGCGCCGGAGCTCGAGTTCGCGCCGCCGCCGGAACCCGTCGTCGATCCTGACGTGCTGTCCGCGCCCGGACCCGAACACCGCCTGGTCGCGCCGCGAACCGAGCCGGCTGTGCCCGCGCCCCCGGCCGCGACCACCACCACCACGGTCCCGCCCTCGACCACCACGGTGCCGCCGACCACCACCACGACGGTGCCCACCACCACGACCCGTCCATCCGACGACACACCGGAGGTCCGGGCCCTTGCGGCCACGACCGGGTTCGTGGCGACGGTGGCGATGCGCGAACAGGTCGCGGCGATCGGGATCGACGGTTGGATCGAGGCCCAGCTCCGTCCCGACGACGTTGCCGACCCCGACGTGACAGCGGCCCTCGAGGGTTTCGACCTCCTCGATGTCGACGCCGCGGCGCTGGCCGACGAAGCGATGACCGCTCGGGCCCACGCCCAGATCAGCTGGGCCGGGTTCACCCGCGCCTATGTGAGCGAGAAGCAGGTGCTGGAGGCGGCCACGGCGACCTGGCGCGAGCACTTCGCCCTCGCCCTCACGTCCGCCGAATCGATCGCGTTCGAGCAGACGATCCGTCGTCACGCGCTGGGCGACTATCGAGACCTGCTCGTCGCGGTCGCCCGCACGCCGGGGGTGCTGCGGGTCGGCCGTGCGGGTTCCGTGGACGGCACGGCGACGCGGCCCCTGTCGACGGCGTACGCCCGGCTGATCGCCGAAGACTTCGGACCGGGCACGCTCACGGTCGAAGAGATCCGGGCCGTCGCGACCGTGCTGAGCGGCTGGGGACTCGACGATCGTGGCCGATTCCGGTTCGACGCGGCGCGTCACGCCGCGGCTCCGGCGCGGGTCGGCGGCTGGATGACACCGGGCCGCGCCGGCGAGGCCGGGCTGGACGACGGGGTCTCGTTGATCCGCCATCTCGCCGCGATGCCGGGTACGGCGCAGCGGGTGGCGACGCTGCTCTGCCGTCGGCTGGCCGGTGACGGTGCCGACCAACGGGTGGTCGACCGTGCTGCGTCGGCGTACGGCGCGGAGCGCACGGGCATCGGCGCCGTGGTCCGGACCGCGCTGCTGCACGCGGGTGACGGGCGGGCGACGGATCGGACGGGCGACGAGTGGCTCCTTGCCGCCTTGCGGGCGCTCGGCGCATCGGTCGACATCGGGATCCCCTGGGACCGGCGGCAGGCCGGATCCGTGCCTCACGAACTCCGCCAGGTCGGGGCGGAGGCCGCGTCGGCCCGGCGCCGCCGCGAGCGGGGGCACCCCGGCGACTGGTGGACGTCGCCGAGCGCGGTGAGCGCCCGGTGGGCGTCGGCGCGGCGCCTCACCGAGGGCGCCGCGGGCGTGCAGGTCGATCTTGGCCGCTTCGCGCCCGGCACGGAGACGGCCGCCCACGCGTTCATCGACGCACTCGCCGCCGGGCTCGACGGCACGTCGCTCACCGTCGACGAACGGGATGCGCTCCTGGCCTACCTCGGGGTGGGGGCCGACGACCTCGTGGGTCCCGAGGACGACCTTCCGCTCGCCGATCTCGTGGCCCTCGTGCTGAGCTTCCCCTCGTTCATGCGCCGTGACCGGGGAGCGACGCGATGA